From a single Raphanus sativus cultivar WK10039 chromosome 3, ASM80110v3, whole genome shotgun sequence genomic region:
- the LOC108845907 gene encoding uncharacterized protein At5g39865, which yields MGCVSSNLLNHDDDFPQIGGSSAFGHHIVNLTSTTYGLLTLDPPPTSPPQTTTTGTDTKKSLLSEPEVINSWELMSGLDGESFRFTPLPKTPPVKYKVFGGDDKENSDPNRQKIPTRSLTKEVLKPLDPTLSERFERICPPGGENRVVIYTTSLRGVRRTFEECNAVRSAVEGSGVVICERDVSMDRGFREELTTLMAKRISNSNGNGNGNGNGEASALPPRVFVKGMYIGGAEEVLRLVEEGVFGEMIRGLPSKKAGGCGGRGGGDGDGACDGCGGLFFLPCFRCNGSCKVVKGWGSSAVVVRCTECNENGLVPCPICS from the coding sequence ATGGGTTGCGTCTCATCAAACCTCCTAAATCACGACGACGATTTCCCTCAGATCGGCGGCAGCTCCGCCTTCGGCCACCACATCGTCAATCTAACCTCCACTACTTACGGTCTTCTCACTCTCGATCCTCCACCTACGTCGCCTCCTCAGACAACCACCACCGGTACGGACACAAAAAAGTCACTCTTGTCGGAGCCGGAGGTTATCAACTCATGGGAGCTTATGTCTGGTCTCGACGGCGAGAGTTTCCGCTTCACTCCTCTCCCGAAGACTCCTCCGGTGAAGTACAAAGTCTTCGGCGGAGATGACAAAGAGAATTCAGATCCCAACCGGCAAAAAATTCCGACAAGATCATTAACCAAAGAGGTTCTGAAACCGTTGGATCCGACACTGTCGGAGAGATTCGAGAGGATCTGTCCTCCAGGCGGAGAGAATCGAGTTGTGATCTACACGACGTCGTTGCGCGGCGTGCGTCGGACGTTCGAGGAATGTAACGCCGTGAGATCGGCGGTGGAGGGGTCCGGTGTAGTGATCTGCGAGAGAGACGTGTCGATGGATAGAGGGTTTAGAGAAGAGCTGACAACTCTGATGGCGAAGAGGATCAGTAACAGTAACGGTAACGGTAACGGTAACGGTAACGGTGAGGCTTCTGCATTGCCGCCTAGGGTGTTTGTGAAGGGAATGTACATTGGTGGAGCAGAGGAAGTGTTGAGATTAGTGGAGGAAGGTGTTTTCGGGGAGATGATTCGTGGGTTGCCGAGTAAGAAAGCGGGAGGATGCGGCGGCCGTGGCGGTGGTGATGGAGATGGTGCTTGTGATGGATGCGGCGGATTGTTTTTCTTGCCGTGCTTCCGGTGTAACGGAAGCTGTAAAGTTGTGAAAGGATGGGGTAGCTCGGCCGTTGTTGTGAGGTGTACGGAGTGTAATGAGAACGGTCTTGTTCCATGTCCGATTTGCAGCTGA